In a single window of the Larimichthys crocea isolate SSNF chromosome XVII, L_crocea_2.0, whole genome shotgun sequence genome:
- the prrc2c gene encoding protein PRRC2C isoform X4, whose translation MSEKSGQSTKAKDGKTKYATLSLFNTYKGKSLETQKTAVAARHGLQSLGKVAASRRMPPPANLPSLKAENKGNDPNVNIVPKDGSGWASRTEAGDERQQETPPPQIKPAVLQTQEVSIGGSRSWANSKQTQLDGAPRVSSQFHQEFPSLQAAGEAEKGDGQEEEPYGPGPSLRPQNVGSWREGGGRNLNTAPSPPEMDSRAPEEGSTGLGTSTPPGEADEPGRNVTTEGQREKRDGRERLPPSGPPQPKLNGGQQPPAGVPTHFDPAFRSMMPPYMFHAYPQMTFGPGQGNFRYPVPQDGAKGPRPVRPQQPPPQAWLQDPDRPSIVSATELKELDNLDTDADEGWAGAQMEVDYTEKLNFSDDEENQAAKEKRENWEWMGKVERIRSRPSDGQEAWKEGSEDRGGSKASWADTVDPRAPSPGSMGQYNKSAAPQDYQGGNRSVGGAAPRVSKPPAAAPPGAEEDSEAWRQKRKKPAEVSEAVERARRRREEEERRMEEQRLAACAEKLKRLNEKHRQATEGKPAPAQSTSEEAGVAHEESSSPAPAPVSSPAPSIPVPQSQVPIMQQPLPDRVDRDGERVEREREIVEPSVEEEVHLPRQPSPPVQRPVTIAPEPQSEAESSLVEVSPLIEENQADRTTVPIRDYFNIEDNRVDEPHLSLPHMDTPSGEEVPVAPPQLEGEAAAAMRPSLTSGYSKQFQKSLPPRFLRQQEQMKQQQWQQQQQQSGGSVSPSGGGGVPASQQQQQQQQHRSMYQPMGPHHQHLASMGFDPRWLMMQSYMDPRMMSGRPPMDMPTNIHPGRMPPKQIVRREPGDNSSSSSDSFDHLTRPIRDHGLPSESRMVWGSDPYPQSEPLPSVTPPKGRDDNKEPRMDSGLDLDRGLPAIYPQDHSALDSHKSNFFQDPTESLSAFTQGPEDASGPLDRVPVGPAFDPEEAGLPSGEEVEALGQAMLQRSVSQGSSHSLKLDEPRFDGLPLGTKSLELQDTGERADDKAQNELYPQAAVTSNRATPPADGLHKQEKLPLPAPNKQKAELRWGGRSGAGRREGPGGDRPVRRSGPIKKPVLRDMKEEREQREEREKRHERGERGDRSKKDQLSKAPSAAAAVSEGSRPQAEGKREAAQAEETPSGHQRTRDSQPSSGVPTSSSQEEKADKPPSNDKHPEPKLPSRKDSNLPPRAYRREDRERDREREKEMDKDRDREWPTDSNFKGRGRGEYYSRGRSYRGTYSGRGRGTRGRSRAEYPYREPRSRSDLPSAGGAAAFRNREESETRSESSDFEVIPKRRRRRGSDTDSESEGGRESASDTGPSDREPSTKPSRPLRRELPGEARSGPHKPGFGPPHMGEKVGSRMDDDGRPKPGFLPKGEPSRRGRGGLYSRRGGTRERGGPRSAPLRRPMARESSSQWPSKPMETFRPEDTEPTPRYDNPLNDRRPPKSDSKKFGDGAPQSSRERPRRSRPARPPRQDKPPRFRRLKEREAAVLATGEIVPSPPVPLLPVPAAAVPSSAPAPTSLSPTLSRAPGTPVTVPAEVAANMPATDLPSPVEASLPETSTPTITAVGTKSPDLSNQNSSDQANEEWETASESSDFNERREREERKGVLEAANEAATASTPAPVPPQGSLTPNKSPPDGGMTPKREGAAAAKRSFSSQRPTERQNRRGNSGAKPGRSYTGGKGERRGGPKAGRKGPAAQQNSEGTAPSAGGAAQRSAKEQSARRKDEAKQAAKKPKENALSQFDLNNYASVVIIDDHPEVTTTEDPQSSTNDDGFTEVVSRKQQKRLQDEEKRKKEEQTTQNWSKKGSGEKGRGGGGKLPPRFAKKQSSQQQQQQQQQQQQQQQQQQQQQQQQQQLQQQQQQQQQLQQQQQASQSQPPVASTPQAQPQPPISAPQHSHLASSQPAASPQTLEGSVAPLPTIPPTTVDFTSKSLPPAPTQTHSTLGTELWENKVAGSTVLPDVKKLGPISPPQPPSVSAWNKPLTSFTGTVSSEGVKPGSEGSVELAIDSIQFGAPSSAGSTDSDGVPALLETVSENKLPAPKEQRQKQPRAGPIKTQKLPEMEPVETKEYKPGPIGKERSLKNRKAKDARGGEGEGMEGGVPGGGVSRATDSSPPTSDTTVPELGGDIEGMITVPSAEYNSNSKESVTDYTAPSSSLADSVPTGGSKMEESLVANVALPHSLPLPRRETLQQSPSLSTVSPATVDLTLKMESARKAWENSPSLEKNSPVTSSSSPITSCASSYSTFSSASMPQIPVASVTPSTSLSGAGTYTTSSLSTKTTTASDPPNICKVKPQQLQGGSLSSSSSSSSSGSFSQLGCVPPLLPQQQQTPQVYVSQSAAAQIPAFYMDTSHLFSTPHPRLAPPSLAQQQGFQPGLSQPTAVQQIPIPIYAPLQGQPQHQHQHQHQHQHQHQHQHTHQAQLGLSTGPPVSQPQDLFSSALQPYRSQQAFMQSSLSQPSMMLSGPSLHSYPGVQAAELGKPQSNLAYQQPSSTQHIPILFEPQLNQPSGMGGSQLIDTHLLQARQGMNQHSNMYSGQVQQHGQSSYYSNTQSPSSAMQQVTVPLPSSQLSLPNFGSSAGQPLLALPPTPPQAQPPNINRQPPVSQQYRGIMGPNHSMMQPPTSKMDMDLKLFGSGMDVKPGTPPVSARSTTPTSSPYRASSTSPSSQSSKMNSMLYQKQFQPSSAGMRMTQHFPGQFNPQILSQPNIVSPLVRPPHANSFAGGVQRSPMGPQMSPNLGGGLMPHPRSQHQQHPQHPQHPQHPQHPQHPQHSQHPPRGPPGASLAPRGTQAALKAEQDLKAKQRAEVLQSTHKFFSEQQQQQQQLKAPQVSKVSRLDQGGKPPLDPSAPNHQAGGADSDKPPISTAKPIRTGPIKPQAIKPEEGK comes from the exons ATGTCCGAGAAGTCAGGGCAGAGCACCAAGGCAAAGGATGGCAAAACAAAGTATGCAACCCTTAGCCTCTTCAATACCTACAAGGGCAAGTCTCTGGAAACCCAGAAAACTGCAG TGGCTGCCAGACATGGGCTCCAGAGTTTGGGCAAAGTTGCTGCCAGCAGGCGCATGCCTCCTCCGGCCAACTTGCCCAGCCTGAAAGCAGAGAACAAGGGAAACGACCCCAACGTCAACATTGTCCCCAAAGACGGTAGTGGCTGGGCATCTCGAACTGAGGCAGGGGACGAGAG ACAACAGGAAACACCGCCACCCCAGATCAAACCAGCAGTCCTTCAGACACAAGAGGTTTCCATTGGGGGGAGCCGCTCCTGGGCCAACAGCAAGCAGACACAGCTAGACG GAGCTCCTCGTGTGAGCAGCCAATTTCACCAGGAGTTTCCCAGCTTGCAGGCGGCTGGTGAAGCGGAGAAAGGGGACGGTCAAGAGGAGGAGCCTTATGGACCAGGGCCCAGTCTCAGACCTCAAA ATGTTGGCAGTTGGCGTGAGGGCGGAGGCAGGAATTTGAACACTGCACCCAGCCCCCCTGAGATGGACAGCAGGGCACCAGAGGAGGGTAGTACGGGCCTTGGTACCTCTACACCACCAGGGGAGGCTGATGAGCCTGGGCGAAACGTAACTACTGAGGGTCAAAGGGAGAAGAGGGATGGCAGGGAGAGGTTGCCCCCCTCTGGCCCTCCTCAGCCTAAACTTAATGGGGGGCAGCAGCCCCCTGCTGGGGTGCCAACTCACTTCGACCCTGCGTTCAGGAGCATGATGCCACCCTAT atgttCCACGCCTACCCTCAAATGACTTTTGGCCCAGGGCAAGGAAACTTCAGGTACCCTGTACCACAAGATGGAGCAAA GGGTCCACGTCCAGTGCGACCCCAGCAGCCTCCCCCTCAGGCTTGGCTCCAGGACCCCGACAGACCCTCTATCGTCAGTGCAACAGAACTGAAAGAGCTGGACAACTTGGACACTGACGCTGACGAGGGCTGGGCAG GAGCTCAGATGGAGGTGGACTACACTGAGAAACTGAACTTCAGCGACGATGAGGAGAACCAAGCTgctaaagagaaaagagaaaactg ggAGTGGATGGGTAAAGTGGAGCGTATAAGATCTCGACCATCGGATGGTCAGGAGGCCTGGAAGGAGGGGTCAGAGGACCGAGGGGGCAGTAAAGCTTCATGGGCGGACACAGTAGATCCCAGAGCGCCGTCACCAGGCAGCATGGGGCAGTACAATAAGTCGGCTGCTCCACAGGACTACCAG GGTGGCAATCGTTCTGTTGGTGGTGCAGCCCCGCGTGTGAGCAAACCACCAGCTGCAGCACCACCTGGTGCTGAGGAGGACTCTGAGGCCTGGCGACAGAAGCGAAAGAAGCCTGCGGAGGTTTCTGAGGCTGTAGAACGAGCGAggcggaggagagaggaagaagaacggCGGATGGAAGAACAGCGGCTTGCTGCTTGTGCTGAAAAACTTAAACGCCTCAATGAAAAGCATCGCCAGGCGACTGAGGGCAAACCCGCCCCTGCTCAGTCCACCAGTGAAGAAGCAGGCGTCGCTCACGAGGAatcctcctctccagctcctgctcctGTGTCCAGTCCTGCACCTTCAATCCCAGTTCCACAATCACAGGTCCCAATCATGCAGCAACCTCTACCTGATCGGGTAGATCGTGACGGGGAGAGGGTGGAGCGAGAACGAGAGATAGTAGAACCGAGTGTAGAGGAGGAGGTTCACTTGCCTCGTCAGCCTAGCCCTCCTGTTCAGAGACCTGTGACTATAGCTCCAGAGCCTCAGAGCGAGGCAGAGAGCTCCTTGGTTGAGGTTAGCCCTTTGATAGAGGAGAACCAGGCTGACAGGACAACAGTGCCTATACGAGACTATTTCAACATAGAGGACAACAGAG TGGATGAGCCCcacctgtctctgcctcacaTGGACACACCCAGTGGGGAGGAAGTCCCTGTGGCACCCCCACAGCTGGAAGGAGAAGCGGCAGCTGCTATGCGTCCCTCTCTTACCTCAGGCTATTCCAAACAGTTTCAAAAGTCTTTGCCGCCTCGCTTCCTTCGACAGCAG GAGCAGATGAAGCAGCAAcaatggcaacaacaacagcagcagagtggaGGCTCTGTGTCCCCATCAGGAGGTGGCGGAGTTCCAGCTtcccaacaacagcagcagcaacagcaacatcGCTCCATGTATCAACCTATGGGCCCCCACCACCAGCACCTGGCCTCAATGGGGTTTGATCCCCGCTGGCTTATGATGCAGTCCTACATGGACCCCCGCATGATGTCAGGACGTCCTCCCATGGACATGCCAACTAACATCCACCCTG GGAGAATGCCTCCGAAGCAGATTGTGCGCAGAGAGCCTGGTGACAACTCTAGCTCCAGCTCTGACTCCTTTGACCACTTGACTCGACCAATTCGTGACCATGGTCTGCCCTCAGAGTCACGGATGGTATGGGGATCAGACCCATACCCACAGTCAGAGCCATTACCATCTGTAACGCCTCCAAAAGGACGAGACGATAACAAGGAGCCGAG GATGGACTCTGGTTTGGACCTGGACAGGGGTCTTCCAGCTATATATCCACAGGACCACAGTGCATTGGACTCACATAAAAGTAACTTCTTCCAGGATCCTACAGAGTCCCTGTCAGCATTTACCCAGGGCCCAGAGGATGCCTCGGGGCCTCTTGACAGGGTTCCTGTAGGCCCAGCCTTTGATCctgaagaggcaggactacccAGTGGGGAAGAGGTAGAAGCTCTTGGTCAAGCTATGCTCCAGAGAAGTGTCTCCCAGGGTTCCAGTCACTCCCTTAAGCTGGATGAGCCCAGGTTTGATGGGCTACCGCTGGGAACAAAATCACTAGAGCTACAGGACACAGGAGAACGGGCTGATGATAAAGCACAGAACGAACTCTACCCCCAGGCTGCAGTCACCAGCAACAGGGCTACACCCCCTGCTGATGGATTACACAAACAAGAGAAGCTGCCTTTACCAGCCCCTAACAAGCAGAAAGCTGAGCTGCGCTGGGGTGGACGATCAGGGGCCGGACGCAGAGAAGGACCAGGGGGAGATAGACCTGTCCGCAGGTCTGGGCCAATAAAGAAGCCTGTCTTAAGGGACATGAAAGAAGAGCGAgagcaaagagaagaaagagaaaagcgtcatgagagaggagaaagaggagaccGGTCCAAAAAAGATCAGTTGTCCAAAGCTccttctgcagctgctgctgtgtctgagGGCTCCAGACCTCAGGCTGAGGGGAAGAGAGAAGCTGCCCAGGCTGAGGAAACACCGTCTGGCCATCAAAGAACTAGAGACTCTCAGCCTTCATCTGGGGTTCCAACCTCTTCATCTCAGGAGGAGAAAGCAGACAAACCACCCAGCAATGACAAACACCCAGAACCCAAACTGCCCTCCAGGAAAGATTCCAATCTTCCTCCACGTGCCTACCGACGAGAAGACAGGGAGAGGGACCgcgaaagagagaaggaaatggacaaggacagagacagagagtggcCTACTGACTCAAATTTTAAAGGACGTGGTCGAGGGGAGTATTACTCCAGAGGACGGAGCTACCGGGGGACTTACAGCGGCAGAGGCAGGGGGACGCGTGGTCGAAGCCGAGCAGAGTACCCTTATCGAGAGCCCCGATCGCGCTCTGACTTGCCTTCTGCTGGAGGCGCTGCTGCCTTCCGCAACAGGGAGGAAAGTGAGACACGCAGCGAGAGCTCAGACTTTGAGGTTATACCAAAACGTAGACGGCGCCGCGGTTCAGACACAGATTCTGAAAGTGAAGGTGGGAGGGAGTCTGCCAGTGATACTGGACCCTCTGACCGTGAGCCGAGCACCAAACCCAGCCGTCCACTGAGACGAGAGCTCCCTGGGGAGGCCCGGTCTGGTCCTCACAAGCCAGGCTTTGGACCTCCTCACATGGGGGAAAAGGTTGGCTCCAGAATGGACGATGATGGCAGGCCCAAACCAGGATTCCTTCCTAAAGGAGAGCCTTCACgccgaggaagaggaggactaTACAGCAGACGAGGAGGAACAAGGGAACGTGGCGGCCCTCGCTCAGCCCCTCTTAGACGGCCCATGGCTAGAGAGTCCTCCTCTCAGTGGCCCTCTAAACCCATGGAGACATTCAGGCCTGAGGACACCGAGCCTACACCAAGATATGACAATCCTCTCAATGACCGACGGCCTCCTAAGTCTGATAGCAAGAAATTTGGGGATGGGGCTCCTCAGAGTAGTAGAGAAAGACCTCGCCGCTCCAGACCAGCACGGCCACCCAGGCAAGATAAACCTCCCCGCTTCAGGCGCTTGAAAGAACGGGAAGCTGCAGTGTTAGCTACTGGAGAGATAGTCCCAAGTCCACCTGTCCCTTTACTTCCagtgcctgctgctgctgtccctAGCTCTGCCCCTGCTccaacttctctctctccaaccCTGTCTAGAGCTCCAGGAACCCCTGTAACTGTGCCTGCGGAAGTGGCAGCCAATATGCCTGCAACGGATTTGCCCTCTCCTGTAGAAGCTTCTTTGCCAGAGACCAGCACCCCCACAATCACTGCAGTCGGTACCAAATCCCCTGACCTGTCCAACCAGAACTCTTCCGATCAAGCCAACGAAGAGTGGGAAACTGCCTCTGAGAGCAGCGACTTCAATGAAAGGAGAGAGcgggaagaaaggaaaggagtgCTGGAGGCCGCTAATGAAGCAGCCACTGCCTCAACCCCGGCACCTGTACCGCCCCAGGGCTCTTTGACTCCCAATAAAAGTCCTCCTGATGGAGGGATGACCCCAAAACGTGAAGGGGCTGCTGCAGCCAAGAGGAGTTTCTCAAGTCAGAGGcctacagagagacaaaatCGTAGAGGCAACAGTGGAGCCAAACCAGGCCGGAGTTACACAGGGGGcaagggggagaggaggggagggccCAAAGCCGGCCGTAAAGG CCCTGCAGCCCAGCAGAACTCGGAGGGGACCGCACCATCCGCTGGAGGAGCAGCCCAGAGGTCCGCAAAGGAACAGTCTGCCCGTCGCAAAGATGAGGCCAAACAGGCTGCCAAGAAGCCCAAGGAGAATGCTCTTTCTCAGTTTGATCTGAACAACTACGCCA GTGTTGTGATCATCGATGACCACCCAGAGGTCACTACCACAGAGGACCCACAGTCCAGCACCAACGATGACGGCTTCACAGAGGTCGTCTCCCGTAAGCAACAAAAACGGCTGCAGGACGAAGAGAAGCGGAAAAAGGAAGAGCAGACAACTCAG AACTGGAGTAAAAAGGGCTCTGGTGAGAAgggcagaggaggtggaggaaagcTGCCACCAAGATTTGCTAAGAAGCAGTCAtcgcagcagcaacaacagcaacaacagcaacaacaacagcaacaacagcaacaacaacagcagcagcaacaacaacaacagctgcagcagcagcaacaacaacagcagcagctgcagcagcagcaacaggcctcACAGTCTCAGCCTCCCGTAGCCTCCACACCACAGGCCCAACCGCAGCCCCCTATTTCTGCTCCCCAGCATTCTCATCTTGCCTCCTCCCAGCCCGCTGCATCCCCTCAGACTCTGGAAGGATCGGTTGCTCCTCTGCCCACCATCCCCCCCACCACTGTGGACTTTACCTCAAAGAGCCTACCGCCTGCCcccacgcagacacacagcacTCTAGGTACAGAACTGTGGGAAAACAAGGTAGCAGGCTCCACTGTCCTCCCTGATGTCAAGAAGC TTGGTCCAATCAGCCCTCCCCAGCCACCTTCTGTGAGTGCCTGGAACAAACCTCTTACCTCCTTTACTGGCACTGTCTCctctgag GGTGTGAAGCCTGGGTCAGAGGGAAGTGTCGAATTGGCAATAGACAGTATTCAGTTTGGAGCGCCATCGTCTGCAGGCAGCACGGATAGTGATGGAGTTCCAGCATTACTAGAAACTGTCTCTGAAAACAAACTACCTGCTCCCaaagaacagagacagaaacaacctCGAGCTGGCCCAATCAAAACCCAGAAG CTTCCTGAAATGGAACCAGTGGAAACCAAGGAGTACAAGCCAGGTCCCATTGGTAAAGAGCGCTCTTTAAAGAACCGCAAGGCCAAAGATGCACGTGGAGGAGAAGGcgaggggatggagggaggagtcCCTGGAGGAGGTGTCAGTAGAGCCACAGACTCAAGTCCCCCCACCAGTGACACCACGGTACCAGAGCTGGGAGGAGACATCGAGGGAATGATCACAGTGCCCTCAGCAGAGTACAACAGTAACTCCAAG GAGTCCGTCACTGACTACactgccccctcctcctcactggCTGACAGTGTTCCCACAGGAGGGAGTAAAATGGAAGAGAGTTTGGTGGCAAAT gtggcCCTACCCCACTCATTGCCCCTCCCTCGTCGAGAGACCCTGCAGCAGAGCCCCAGCCTCAGCACCGTCTCTCCTGCTACTGTTGACCTAACACTAAAG ATGGAATCGGCTCGTAAAGCGTGGGAGAACTCCCCGAGCCTGGAGAAGAATTCTCCagtcacttcttcttcctccccgaTCACCTCCTGTGCATCCTCATACTCCACCTTCTCCTCAGCCTCCATGCCACAGATCCCTGTGGCTTCTGTTACCCCGAGCACCTCGCTGTCAG GTGCTGGTACCTATACGACATCATCTCTCAGCACCAAGACCACCACAGCCTCTGACCCCCCTAACATCTGTAAGGTGAAGCCCCAGCAGCTGCAGGGTGGAAGTTTGTCTTCCtccagcagtagcagtagtagtggCAGCTTCTCTCAGTTGGGCTGTGTGCCTCCTCTCCtgccccagcagcagcagaccccACAGGTGTACGTCTCTCAGTCTGCAGCAG CTCAGATTCCAGCCTTCTACATGGACACTAGCCACCTCTTCAGTACCCCCCACCCTCGCCTGGCTCCTCCCTCCCTGGCGCAGCAGCAAGGCTTCCAGCCCGGCCTCTCGCAG CCGACAGCAGTGCAGCAAATTCCCATCCCTATCTATGCTCCACTGCAAGGTCAGCCTcagcatcaacatcaacaccaacatcaacatcaacaccaacaccaacatcaacacacacaccaggcccAGCTAGGACTCAGCACTGGTCCACCGGTCTCCCAGCCACAGGACCTGttcagctctgctctgcagccatacag GTCTCAGCAGGCGTTCATGCAGAGCAGCCTTTCACAGCCCTCCATGATGCTGTCAGGACCTTCCCTGCACAGCTACCCCGGCGTGCAGGCAGCGGAGCTGGGCAAGCCTCAGTCTAATCTGGCCTATCAGCAGCCCTCCTCCACCCAGCACATTCCCATTCTGTTTGAGCCACAGCTCAACCAGCCTTCTGGAATGGGAGGCTCCCAGCTCATtgacacacacctgctgcag GCTCGACAGGGGATGAATCAGCATTCGAACATGTACTCCGGGCAGGTGCAGCAACATGGCCAGAGCAGCTACTATAGCAACACTCAGTCACCCAGTTCTGCAATGCAGCAG GTGACTGTCCCTCTGCCCAGTTCCCAGCTGTCCCTGCCAAACTTTGGCTCGAGTGCAGGCCAGCCCCTCCTGGCGCTGCCGCCCACTCCTCCACAGGCCCAACCACCAAACATCAACCGTCAGCCCCCGGTGTCCCAGCAGTACCGAGGCATTATGGGTCCCAACCACAGCATGATGCAGCCTCCCACCAGCAAG ATGGACATGGATCTGAAACTCTTTGGCAGTGGGATGGATGTGAAGCCTGGTACTCCTCCTGTCAGCGCCAGGAGCACGACACCAACTTCTAGCCCTTACAG GGCCAGCTCCACCTCTCCAAGTAGCCAGTCCAGTAAGATGAACAGCATGCTGTACCAGAAGCAGTTTCAGCCTAGCTCTGCTGGCATGAGAATGACGCAGCACTTCCCTGGCCAGTTCAACCCACAG attttgtctCAGCCCAACATCGTCTCCCCCCTGGTCAGACCTCCTCATGCTAACTCGTTTGCTGGAGGTGTCCAGCGTTCTCCCATGGGCCCTCAAATGTCACCCAATTTGGGTGGTGGTCTCATGCCCCATCCCCGGTCTCAGCACCAACAGCACCCACAACACCCTCAGCACCCGCAGCACCCTCAACACCCGCAGCACCCACAGCACAGCCAGCACCCTCCCAGAGGACCTCCTGGTGCCTCCCTTGCACCCAGAGGCACACAGGCGGCTCTGAAGGCTGAACAGGACCTAAAG GCAAAGCAGCGGGCTGAGGTGCTCCAGTCCACTCATAAGTTCTTCTcagagcagcaacaacaacagcagcaactcaAAGCTCCGCAAGTCAGCAAAGTGTCTCGGCTTGATCAGGGAGGAAAACCCCCACTCGACCCCTCGGCCCCAAACCACCAGGCAGGAGGTGCAGATTCTGACAAACCCCCCATCTCCACGGCCAAGCCAATACGGACTGGCCCCATTAAACCGCAGGCCATCAAACCAGAGGAGGGCAAGTAA